A DNA window from Bacteroidota bacterium contains the following coding sequences:
- a CDS encoding SpoIIE family protein phosphatase: protein MNITTRIIARLHALSEAAMVLNSTLDLTQILNKNLSYILDILEVDRGTLYLLDPDRQEIWSRIITGDGMEEIRLPYGSGLAGAVAVSGEAIILDDVYQDPRFNPANDQKTGYVTRSMLVLPIMNQQQDQIGVLQLINKRNGVFTDSDQEFAASLAGISAVAIENARLYEESLRSASIKKELSIAREIQSKLIPTTLPDIPGFELAFRYEACSEVGGDYLQLMPLPDGSQLVIIADVSGHGIPAALLVSTLHATVESHLESVSSLEKLAAMLNNLIYRNSTSSTYITFFALILHPDGTFRWLNAGHPSPVLVSGSAATLPFEASGPPLGMLRDMKYEEQTSRLMSGDCLALFTDGITENFNSSEDMFGEEGLGATMIRCQKVPGSDLIESVFQDLNAFTNHAPPDDDRAILVLRKA from the coding sequence ATGAACATCACCACCCGAATCATTGCCCGACTGCATGCGCTCTCCGAAGCGGCCATGGTCCTGAATTCCACCCTGGACCTTACCCAGATTTTAAATAAAAATCTGTCATACATCCTCGACATTCTGGAAGTCGACCGCGGCACTTTGTATCTGCTCGATCCGGATCGTCAGGAAATCTGGTCACGGATCATCACCGGAGACGGCATGGAGGAAATCCGGTTGCCCTATGGCTCTGGTCTGGCCGGCGCAGTGGCAGTTTCAGGTGAAGCCATTATCCTCGATGATGTATATCAGGATCCCCGTTTTAATCCGGCCAACGATCAGAAGACCGGTTACGTCACCCGATCCATGCTGGTTCTTCCCATCATGAATCAGCAGCAGGACCAGATCGGAGTTCTTCAGCTGATCAACAAACGGAATGGGGTTTTCACTGACTCTGATCAGGAATTCGCCGCCTCTTTGGCTGGTATTTCTGCCGTTGCCATTGAAAATGCCAGGTTGTATGAAGAAAGCCTCCGGTCGGCCTCCATTAAGAAGGAACTTTCCATTGCGCGGGAAATCCAATCCAAACTGATTCCAACCACCTTACCGGATATTCCGGGGTTTGAACTCGCATTCCGGTACGAAGCCTGCAGCGAAGTCGGTGGCGATTACCTTCAGCTGATGCCATTACCGGATGGGAGCCAGCTTGTCATCATTGCTGATGTTTCCGGGCATGGAATACCTGCGGCCCTGCTGGTTTCCACCCTTCATGCCACAGTGGAAAGCCATCTGGAATCGGTCAGCAGTCTTGAAAAACTGGCTGCCATGCTCAATAACCTCATTTACCGCAATTCGACCAGCAGCACCTACATCACTTTTTTTGCGTTGATCCTCCATCCGGATGGGACATTCAGGTGGTTAAATGCTGGCCATCCGTCTCCGGTTCTGGTGTCAGGTTCTGCTGCAACGCTTCCCTTCGAGGCATCGGGTCCGCCCCTGGGAATGCTGCGGGACATGAAATATGAGGAACAGACCAGCCGTCTGATGTCTGGAGATTGCCTGGCTCTTTTTACCGATGGCATCACTGAAAATTTCAATTCTTCAGAGGACATGTTTGGCGAAGAAGGGCTGGGGGCTACCATGATCCGCTGCCAAAAGGTCCCGGGCTCCGATCTGATAGAGTCGGTCTTTCAGGATCTGAATGCCTTTACCAATCATGCACCACCGGACGATGACCGGGCCATTTTGGTTTTAAGAAAAGCCTGA
- a CDS encoding ATP-binding protein: MPDQEGKEVILVIPMLPDMELAATKTAEALGQYISMDDDKLADISLALIEACLNAFEHSKSEDSNVTVIFTVYPDQLKIELKDKGVGFDPSKITAPDITSKVMGKERKRGWGMHLMKSLMDDVSIRSDESGTVVTMIKKK; this comes from the coding sequence ATGCCGGATCAAGAAGGTAAAGAAGTCATCCTCGTTATCCCGATGCTTCCAGATATGGAATTGGCTGCCACCAAAACAGCCGAAGCATTGGGACAGTACATCTCCATGGATGATGATAAACTAGCCGACATCAGTCTGGCGCTCATTGAAGCGTGTCTCAATGCATTTGAACACAGCAAAAGTGAAGACAGCAACGTCACCGTTATTTTTACGGTTTATCCCGATCAGCTGAAAATTGAGCTGAAGGATAAAGGCGTTGGATTCGATCCCTCCAAAATCACAGCACCCGATATCACCAGCAAAGTCATGGGAAAAGAACGGAAGCGGGGATGGGGCATGCACCTGATGAAATCACTGATGGATGATGTGAGCATCCGGTCGGATGAATCAGGAACCGTCGTCACCATGATTAAAAAGAAGTGA
- a CDS encoding STAS domain-containing protein produces the protein MDTKFKFIPRKVQDVLFLDCDGYINQAAGEALADYCMKEIGTGSRKVVLNMEKSTVINSVGVSIIIEIIEKLQQVNGQIGYYNLAPIVAKTFKIMGLTDYSTIYQSEQEALQHLTRPS, from the coding sequence ATGGATACCAAATTCAAATTTATTCCCCGCAAAGTTCAGGATGTGTTGTTTCTTGATTGTGATGGCTACATCAATCAGGCTGCAGGGGAAGCGCTTGCCGACTATTGTATGAAAGAAATCGGGACCGGAAGCCGGAAAGTGGTCCTGAATATGGAAAAATCCACCGTCATCAACAGCGTGGGTGTTTCGATTATCATCGAAATCATCGAAAAACTTCAACAGGTCAATGGTCAGATCGGCTATTACAACCTGGCTCCCATTGTGGCCAAGACTTTTAAAATCATGGGACTGACCGACTATTCCACCATTTACCAATCAGAACAGGAAGCCCTTCAGCACCTGACCCGCCCTTCCTGA
- a CDS encoding SpoIIE family protein phosphatase → METATPKILIVDDEPDLEMLIRQKFRKEIRDRIYDFYFAGHGVDALRRLIENPDIELVLTDINMPEMDGLTLLSKIREMNNPLLYSVIVSAYGDIQNIRRAMNGGAYDFVIKPIDFNDLELTIKKALQNLDSFKQALKSRDELVTVRKELDEARELQLAMLPASIPNHPELDIAVSLRTASEVGGDYYDFSFPQDGSVNVVIGDATGHGMKAGLMVSIMKTLFVSDSEISEASVFFQSANKTIKSLNLNRMMMALCMVNYSGGSIRYINAGMPPVLLWKSGIVEEIENQFLPLGSLSSQPFSDIRFSMQKGDVLFAFSDGLPELVNPAGEPFGYNGIQELLKQVNGWSAQQIVDHFNAAIRSWNHDSELTDDITLMVMKRR, encoded by the coding sequence ATGGAAACAGCAACTCCCAAAATATTAATCGTGGATGATGAACCCGATCTGGAAATGCTGATCAGGCAGAAATTCCGGAAGGAAATCCGTGACCGGATTTATGACTTTTATTTTGCCGGCCATGGCGTGGATGCCCTCAGACGGCTGATAGAAAATCCCGACATTGAATTGGTTCTGACCGATATCAACATGCCCGAAATGGATGGTCTGACTTTGCTGTCCAAAATCAGGGAAATGAACAATCCGCTGTTATATTCTGTGATTGTATCGGCCTACGGCGACATTCAGAATATCCGTCGGGCCATGAATGGCGGTGCGTATGATTTCGTCATCAAACCCATCGATTTTAATGATCTGGAACTGACGATTAAAAAGGCACTTCAGAATCTGGATTCCTTCAAACAGGCTTTGAAATCGCGCGACGAACTTGTCACCGTCCGGAAGGAACTGGATGAAGCCCGTGAATTGCAACTGGCCATGTTACCGGCTTCAATCCCAAACCACCCGGAGCTGGATATTGCAGTTTCCCTGAGAACAGCCAGCGAGGTCGGTGGTGATTACTACGATTTCTCCTTCCCGCAGGATGGATCGGTGAATGTGGTCATCGGCGATGCCACCGGTCACGGAATGAAGGCCGGACTCATGGTTTCCATCATGAAAACACTGTTTGTTTCAGACTCCGAAATCAGTGAAGCATCCGTCTTTTTTCAATCGGCGAATAAAACCATCAAATCGCTGAATCTGAACCGGATGATGATGGCACTTTGTATGGTGAATTATTCCGGTGGATCAATCCGCTATATCAATGCCGGGATGCCACCGGTTCTGTTGTGGAAAAGTGGAATTGTTGAGGAGATTGAAAACCAGTTTTTGCCACTGGGATCTTTGTCGTCACAACCCTTCTCAGACATCCGTTTTTCCATGCAAAAGGGCGATGTTCTGTTTGCCTTCAGTGACGGACTTCCGGAACTGGTCAATCCGGCAGGTGAACCGTTTGGTTACAACGGCATACAGGAATTGCTGAAACAGGTGAATGGGTGGTCTGCGCAGCAGATCGTCGATCATTTTAATGCGGCGATCCGCTCCTGGAACCATGACTCGGAATTAACCGATGATATCACCCTGATGGTGATGAAAAGGCGATAA
- a CDS encoding GAF domain-containing protein, whose translation MSTPVQEDLLAKLAQREAELAIINSVTHAISSHRDIASVIRIVGDQIRDIFQSEVTEILLLDPTGTTIHVPYSYYRGYAEAESFPLGEGLTSKVISSRKPLVHGTFAEGEALGVIALNDAERTETYIGVPILFGDTVSGVVSIQSYKQHDYTDEKVRLLTILATAMGAVLNNARLFDETNRLLAETEQQKSELAVITSVQEGLAKELSIDGIYELVGEKMREIFNAQVIDIVSYDKSTGQITDRYAYEKGDRTLLGARPLKGYRKHVIETRNPLLLTHITPETEQQYDNQTLVGEHARSAAFAPMIAGSEVIGVISLQNVDDENAFSDSDLRLLTTLAGSMSVALENARLFDETEQRNAELAVITSVQEGLARELSIDGIYELVGEKMREIFNAQVIDIVSYDPTTSMITDRYAYEKGDRTLLGTRQLQGIRKDVVETRKAIIDSKVAIQPGYNQVLVGEMPKSFLFVPMVAGNEVTGVISLQNVDEENAFSESDLRLLSTLAGSMSVALQNARLFDETVRLLKETEERQAELSIINSVGDAMSRQLDVSTVTRIVGDKVREIFKSEVTEILLLDREHNQIVVPYSFFRGYQTVDPFPLGGGLTSEVISTGKPLLLNSFEEQAMHGAILDEGIGEADKTETYLGVPILFNEQILGVVSIQNYQKSAYDDNDVRLLSTLSANMGIALQNATLFVETRKLLEESKQQAIELGIINSVGEGLAKQLDFQSIVDLVGEKIREVFNAQIVSISTYQPETETIFHWYVVEKDIRFRYEAPIPIDPDRKEIVDSRMPLIFGTSAEIIAHSGVGTLAGDMPESFMGVPIIHNGIATGIITVQDLDRQHLFSEKDGQLLLTLASNMGVALENARLFEETKRLLSETQQRNSELAILNAIQEGLVSEMDVRSIIRLVGDKLRETLGFQELGIRIYDRERNLLHFVYEYEHGVPLHFEPMEPTPLSRYVLDTGKTLVLNDASEKEIAKLGITEPTNIPGTDHSLSLVMVPIVVGTEAKGLILVENYEKVNAFTDSEIRLLTTIANSMSVALENARLFEETKRLLDETKKRAAEMGTVNHISQAIAGHLEIDKLINLVGDQVRELFKADIVYLALLDKERTTISFPFGYGDYFPPMPLGMGLTSRIILQKEPLLINSELDKKTTEMGIERVGVKSASYLGVPIPVGDEIIGVLSAQSTVQENTFNEDDLRLLTTIAASVGIAINNANAYQELNKTLDDLQSTQDQLIAQEKLASLGQLTAGIAHEIKNPLNFVNNFSELSAELLDELIEEFNRHRTVLGEDALAELESIIAMLKQNAAKINEHGKRADSIVHSMLQHSRGKTGDKQPTDVNALLDEDLNLVYHGMRAQDGTFNIRIERDYGSDISPVSMIPQDMSRVFLNIITNGCYEAHRKKTELKLEEPATIRVQTRETDTGVEIRIRDNGHGIPEKIRGKLFTPFFTTKPSGKGTGLGLSISYDIVVSEHQGELSFETEEGHYTEFIIRLPRQPRK comes from the coding sequence ATGTCAACACCCGTTCAAGAAGATCTGTTGGCGAAATTAGCACAGCGGGAAGCCGAATTGGCAATCATCAACTCGGTGACCCATGCGATTTCCAGTCATCGGGATATTGCCTCGGTGATCCGCATAGTCGGCGATCAGATCCGGGATATTTTCCAGTCGGAAGTCACCGAGATTTTATTGCTGGATCCCACCGGAACCACCATTCACGTTCCCTATTCCTACTACCGCGGTTATGCTGAGGCAGAATCATTTCCTTTGGGAGAGGGATTAACCTCCAAAGTGATTTCGAGCCGGAAACCGTTGGTTCATGGCACCTTTGCCGAGGGGGAAGCACTGGGAGTCATTGCTCTTAATGATGCCGAACGGACGGAGACTTACATTGGTGTTCCCATTCTGTTTGGTGATACCGTCTCGGGTGTGGTCAGCATTCAGAGTTATAAACAGCACGATTACACCGATGAGAAAGTACGGCTGCTCACCATCCTGGCGACGGCCATGGGTGCGGTGCTGAACAATGCCCGTTTGTTTGATGAAACGAACCGGCTGCTGGCCGAAACCGAGCAGCAGAAATCGGAACTGGCAGTCATTACCAGTGTTCAGGAAGGCCTGGCCAAAGAACTCAGCATCGATGGCATCTACGAACTGGTCGGCGAGAAAATGCGTGAAATATTTAACGCCCAGGTCATCGATATCGTTTCTTACGACAAATCGACCGGACAGATTACCGATCGCTATGCCTATGAAAAAGGCGACCGGACCTTGCTTGGGGCCAGGCCGTTGAAAGGCTACCGGAAACATGTGATTGAAACCCGGAACCCCTTGCTCCTCACCCATATCACGCCAGAAACTGAACAGCAATATGATAACCAGACGCTGGTTGGTGAACATGCGAGATCAGCTGCCTTTGCACCCATGATCGCCGGCTCTGAAGTCATCGGTGTCATCAGTCTGCAGAATGTGGATGATGAAAATGCTTTTTCGGATTCTGATTTGCGGTTGCTGACCACCTTGGCAGGCAGTATGAGTGTGGCGCTGGAAAATGCACGGTTATTCGATGAAACCGAGCAGCGCAATGCGGAACTGGCCGTGATTACCTCTGTGCAGGAAGGCCTGGCCAGAGAGCTCAGTATTGATGGCATCTACGAATTGGTTGGCGAGAAAATGCGGGAGATTTTCAACGCCCAGGTGATTGATATTGTTTCCTACGACCCAACCACCAGCATGATCACCGATCGGTATGCCTATGAGAAAGGCGACCGGACTCTTCTCGGTACACGCCAGCTGCAGGGAATCCGGAAAGATGTGGTGGAAACACGGAAAGCCATTATTGATTCCAAAGTTGCCATTCAACCCGGATACAATCAGGTTCTCGTTGGTGAAATGCCAAAGTCCTTTCTGTTTGTGCCCATGGTGGCAGGCAATGAGGTGACGGGTGTCATCAGTCTGCAGAATGTGGACGAGGAGAATGCCTTCTCTGAATCGGATTTGAGGTTGCTATCCACTCTGGCCGGCAGTATGAGTGTGGCGCTGCAGAATGCACGGCTCTTTGATGAAACCGTGCGGCTGCTGAAAGAAACCGAGGAACGCCAGGCAGAACTTTCCATCATCAACAGCGTGGGCGATGCCATGTCGCGTCAGCTGGATGTCAGCACCGTTACCCGGATTGTGGGCGACAAAGTCAGGGAAATCTTCAAGTCAGAGGTGACCGAAATTCTGTTGCTGGATAGGGAACACAACCAGATTGTGGTGCCGTATTCATTTTTCCGCGGATATCAGACCGTCGATCCGTTTCCTTTGGGTGGCGGACTGACGTCCGAAGTCATTTCCACCGGCAAACCCCTGTTGCTGAATTCGTTCGAGGAACAGGCCATGCATGGCGCCATACTGGATGAGGGAATCGGTGAGGCCGATAAAACCGAGACCTATCTGGGTGTCCCCATTCTGTTCAACGAACAGATTCTGGGCGTGGTCAGTATTCAAAATTATCAAAAATCAGCCTATGATGATAACGATGTGCGATTGCTTTCCACGCTGTCAGCAAACATGGGGATTGCCCTGCAGAATGCGACCCTGTTTGTGGAAACACGAAAGTTGCTGGAAGAATCGAAACAGCAGGCCATTGAATTGGGAATCATTAACAGTGTGGGTGAAGGGCTGGCCAAGCAGCTCGACTTCCAGTCCATTGTCGATTTAGTTGGTGAGAAAATCCGTGAAGTGTTCAATGCACAGATTGTTTCCATTTCCACCTATCAGCCCGAGACAGAGACCATCTTTCACTGGTATGTGGTGGAAAAAGATATCCGGTTCCGGTATGAGGCACCGATTCCCATCGATCCGGACCGGAAAGAAATAGTTGATAGCCGCATGCCTCTTATTTTCGGGACCAGTGCCGAAATTATCGCACACAGCGGAGTTGGCACGCTGGCCGGGGACATGCCGGAATCTTTTATGGGGGTTCCGATCATTCACAACGGCATTGCAACCGGCATTATCACGGTTCAGGACCTGGACCGGCAGCATCTGTTTTCGGAAAAAGATGGTCAGTTATTGCTGACTCTGGCTTCCAACATGGGCGTTGCACTCGAAAATGCCCGGTTGTTTGAAGAAACCAAACGACTGCTTTCAGAAACCCAGCAGAGAAACTCGGAACTGGCCATTCTGAACGCCATTCAGGAAGGATTGGTCTCCGAAATGGATGTCCGGTCCATCATTCGTCTGGTGGGGGATAAGCTACGTGAAACCCTGGGCTTCCAGGAATTGGGAATCCGCATCTATGACCGCGAGCGTAACCTTCTCCATTTCGTGTATGAATATGAACACGGTGTTCCGCTGCATTTTGAACCCATGGAGCCCACACCCCTTTCCCGGTACGTGCTCGATACTGGAAAAACGCTGGTATTGAATGATGCATCCGAAAAGGAAATTGCCAAACTGGGCATTACCGAACCCACGAACATTCCGGGAACCGATCACAGTCTGTCTCTGGTGATGGTCCCCATTGTAGTGGGAACCGAGGCAAAGGGACTGATTCTGGTTGAAAACTACGAAAAAGTGAATGCGTTCACCGATTCTGAAATCCGGTTGCTGACCACCATTGCCAACTCGATGAGTGTGGCCCTGGAAAATGCCCGGCTGTTCGAAGAAACCAAACGGCTTCTGGATGAGACCAAAAAACGGGCAGCCGAAATGGGAACGGTGAACCACATCAGTCAGGCAATTGCCGGGCATCTCGAAATTGACAAATTAATCAATCTGGTTGGTGACCAGGTGAGGGAATTATTCAAGGCAGATATTGTTTATCTGGCCTTGCTCGATAAGGAACGAACCACCATTTCTTTCCCTTTCGGATATGGTGATTATTTCCCGCCCATGCCCTTGGGTATGGGATTAACTTCCCGGATTATTCTGCAGAAGGAACCGTTGCTGATCAACAGTGAACTGGATAAAAAAACCACCGAAATGGGAATTGAACGGGTGGGAGTTAAATCGGCCTCTTACCTGGGTGTTCCCATTCCGGTTGGGGATGAAATTATCGGTGTGCTCAGTGCCCAGAGCACGGTTCAGGAAAATACATTTAATGAGGATGACCTGCGTCTCCTCACCACCATTGCTGCCTCGGTTGGCATTGCCATCAACAATGCCAATGCCTATCAGGAACTGAATAAGACCCTGGATGATCTGCAATCAACACAGGATCAGTTAATTGCACAGGAAAAACTGGCTTCACTGGGACAACTGACTGCAGGGATTGCTCATGAAATCAAAAATCCGCTCAATTTTGTCAACAATTTTTCTGAGTTATCGGCCGAACTGCTCGATGAACTGATTGAAGAATTCAACCGGCACCGGACCGTGTTGGGAGAGGATGCTCTCGCCGAACTGGAATCGATCATTGCCATGCTGAAACAGAATGCGGCCAAAATCAACGAACATGGCAAACGGGCCGATAGCATTGTCCACAGCATGCTTCAGCATTCCCGCGGGAAAACCGGTGATAAACAACCCACCGATGTGAATGCATTGCTCGATGAGGATCTGAATCTGGTCTATCACGGCATGCGTGCACAGGATGGAACGTTTAACATCCGCATCGAACGGGACTACGGTTCCGATATCAGTCCGGTCAGTATGATTCCGCAGGATATGAGCCGGGTGTTTCTGAACATCATCACCAACGGATGTTACGAGGCCCACCGGAAAAAAACCGAACTGAAACTGGAAGAACCAGCCACCATCCGGGTTCAGACCCGGGAAACCGACACGGGTGTGGAAATACGCATCCGGGACAATGGCCACGGCATTCCGGAAAAAATCCGTGGAAAATTATTTACTCCCTTCTTTACCACCAAACCATCGGGTAAAGGCACGGGGCTTGGTCTTTCCATCAGTTATGATATTGTGGTATCGGAACATCAGGGTGAATTGTCTTTTGAAACGGAAGAAGGACACTACACCGAATTTATCATCCGGCTTCCGCGTCAACCCAGGAAATAA
- a CDS encoding response regulator → MKVMVVDDEKDIRDLFEQRFRKEIRSGQVAFLFAFSGEEARQYLESNGASAIRQILSDINMPGMNGLELLRWIKTTYPELKVAMITAYNDQKNYQQALEYGCDDYLIKPIDFNQLREKVLPEPPNS, encoded by the coding sequence ATGAAAGTCATGGTTGTTGATGATGAAAAGGATATCCGGGACTTGTTTGAACAACGGTTCCGGAAGGAAATCCGGTCGGGACAGGTGGCCTTTCTGTTTGCTTTCTCGGGAGAGGAAGCACGTCAATACCTCGAATCAAACGGAGCCTCAGCCATCAGGCAGATTTTGTCAGATATCAACATGCCGGGCATGAATGGTCTGGAACTGCTCAGATGGATCAAGACAACCTATCCTGAATTAAAAGTGGCCATGATCACCGCCTATAACGATCAGAAAAATTACCAGCAGGCGTTGGAATATGGTTGCGATGACTACCTGATTAAACCCATCGATTTCAACCAACTGCGCGAAAAAGTCCTTCCAGAACCGCCAAACAGTTAA
- a CDS encoding TlpA family protein disulfide reductase produces the protein MQNRFLLWIPFLLLPFSANSQSIGSYRIDLENGKSVRISDLTANGPLIITFWALWCKPCLAEMKTFPSLLEKFRESGLTILAVNQDSPKSTAKIKSFLKTNGLDVVLALDSESEVLSRFNGEAIPLTLLVDQTGTVVYRQTGYFPGDEAKLETAIQLLLAGKGQ, from the coding sequence ATGCAAAACCGGTTTTTATTATGGATTCCATTTCTCCTTCTGCCTTTTTCCGCCAATTCTCAATCCATAGGTTCCTACCGGATTGATCTGGAAAACGGGAAATCGGTACGAATTTCTGATTTGACTGCCAACGGGCCATTGATTATCACCTTTTGGGCCTTGTGGTGTAAACCCTGTCTCGCTGAAATGAAGACCTTTCCCTCCCTTCTCGAAAAATTCAGGGAGTCTGGTCTCACCATTCTTGCAGTCAATCAGGACTCGCCGAAAAGCACAGCCAAAATAAAATCTTTCCTTAAAACAAATGGATTGGACGTGGTGCTGGCTCTCGACTCCGAAAGTGAAGTCCTGAGCCGCTTCAACGGCGAGGCCATTCCACTCACCCTGCTGGTGGATCAAACAGGAACCGTTGTGTACCGGCAAACCGGCTACTTTCCCGGCGATGAGGCCAAACTGGAAACCGCCATTCAATTGCTGTTAGCAGGAAAAGGCCAATGA
- a CDS encoding T9SS type A sorting domain-containing protein has protein sequence MKLLLILFTGMVTFSPVTAQKKVLVEILTNSHCPLCPAAYTTVNNYLKTAGNSEKIIPVFLHMPFPYNDDQLYKDNTSDASARSSYYGISSSTPRGIFDGALQTNSYSNWAATLNSISSSDSPITLTPFGKITDNVLEVTVDIERTGTYSQTDLNVFIMLVENLNYSGRNGISRHTNVVRRILAPNGSPLILNSIGEKTTITQSVAWDSRWVADSTALVVFVQGKSGKAVLQSEMIRYPYSVPTAVSENESEVPIKTSLLQNYPNPFNPSTTIRWYLDTGGPVSIKIFNVIGQQVGTILNQSIQPTGHGEIDWKASGLPTGLYIIRMETASGTSTIRSLLMK, from the coding sequence ATGAAACTGCTGCTGATTTTATTTACCGGAATGGTCACCTTCTCGCCTGTTACTGCTCAGAAAAAGGTGCTTGTGGAAATTCTGACCAATTCCCACTGCCCGTTATGTCCGGCTGCCTATACAACTGTGAATAATTACCTGAAAACAGCCGGCAATTCAGAAAAAATCATTCCGGTTTTTCTGCACATGCCGTTTCCTTACAATGATGATCAGTTATATAAGGACAATACTTCTGATGCATCTGCCAGAAGTTCATACTATGGGATCTCTTCGTCAACTCCCCGTGGAATTTTTGATGGTGCCCTGCAAACCAATTCCTATTCCAATTGGGCAGCTACTTTGAATTCCATCAGCAGCTCCGATTCACCCATCACATTAACCCCATTTGGTAAAATTACAGACAATGTACTGGAAGTAACGGTTGATATTGAACGGACAGGCACCTATTCCCAAACCGATTTGAACGTTTTCATTATGCTGGTAGAAAATTTGAATTATTCAGGAAGGAATGGGATCAGCAGACATACCAATGTGGTCAGGCGGATATTAGCCCCCAATGGTTCACCACTAATCCTGAATTCAATCGGAGAAAAAACGACCATTACGCAATCTGTTGCCTGGGATTCCAGGTGGGTGGCTGACAGCACCGCCCTTGTTGTGTTCGTACAGGGGAAATCCGGGAAGGCTGTTTTACAAAGTGAAATGATCCGGTATCCCTATTCTGTCCCAACCGCTGTGTCAGAAAATGAATCTGAAGTACCCATAAAAACCAGCTTGTTGCAAAATTATCCAAACCCGTTTAATCCATCGACCACCATACGATGGTATCTGGATACCGGGGGGCCGGTCAGTATTAAGATTTTTAACGTAATTGGTCAGCAGGTTGGAACGATTCTGAATCAGTCCATTCAACCGACAGGCCATGGAGAAATAGATTGGAAAGCATCGGGATTGCCGACCGGGTTGTATATTATCCGGATGGAAACAGCATCAGGCACTTCCACAATCAGGAGTCTGCTGATGAAGTAA
- a CDS encoding glycoside hydrolase family 16 protein → MEAILIALLLFLASCGTDPDSKSDDSTSTEPKLVWSDEFNYEGLPDSTKWTHETGGHGWGNNELQYYTAGRRQNANVINGKLYITARFEEYEGKLYTSARLVTRGKGDWTYGRIDVKAKLPKGTGTWPAIWMLGSNIGTAGWPTCGEIDIMEHVGYDQGWVHASVHTDTYNHVKGTQRTAKVFSTDVSTDFHVYSLRWTADSISVYMDDNKYFTFKKDTNATNAEWPFNKPQFLLLNIAVGGNWGGVKGVDQNAFPAVMEVDYVRVYR, encoded by the coding sequence ATGGAAGCCATTCTCATCGCCCTGTTATTGTTTCTCGCCTCATGCGGGACCGATCCCGATTCTAAATCGGATGATTCAACCTCAACCGAACCCAAACTGGTCTGGTCGGATGAATTCAACTATGAAGGATTGCCCGACTCTACCAAATGGACCCATGAAACCGGAGGACACGGGTGGGGAAACAACGAATTACAATACTACACGGCGGGCAGACGCCAGAATGCCAATGTGATCAATGGAAAATTGTACATCACCGCCCGTTTCGAAGAATATGAAGGGAAACTGTACACCTCGGCCCGGTTGGTAACTCGCGGTAAAGGAGACTGGACCTATGGCCGGATTGATGTTAAAGCAAAATTGCCCAAAGGCACTGGCACCTGGCCTGCCATCTGGATGCTGGGATCCAATATTGGAACAGCCGGATGGCCGACCTGCGGTGAAATTGACATCATGGAACATGTCGGATACGACCAGGGATGGGTGCATGCCTCGGTGCATACCGATACGTACAACCATGTGAAAGGAACACAGAGAACAGCCAAAGTTTTCAGCACAGATGTTTCAACCGACTTCCATGTGTATTCCTTACGCTGGACGGCCGATTCCATTTCAGTTTACATGGACGACAACAAATACTTCACATTTAAAAAAGATACCAACGCCACCAACGCCGAATGGCCTTTCAATAAACCACAATTCCTTCTCCTGAATATTGCCGTTGGTGGTAACTGGGGCGGAGTGAAGGGCGTTGATCAGAATGCATTCCCGGCCGTGATGGAAGTGGATTACGTGAGAGTGTACCGGTAA